Proteins from a genomic interval of Rattus norvegicus strain BN/NHsdMcwi chromosome 2, GRCr8, whole genome shotgun sequence:
- the LOC102552542 gene encoding small proline-rich protein 2D-like, translating to MSYQQQQCKQLCQPPPVCPPPKCPEPCPPPKYPEPCPPPKCPEPCPPPNCPEPCPEPCPPPSYQQKCPPVQPPPPCQQKCPPKSK from the coding sequence ATGTCTTACCAACAGCAGCAGTGCAAGCAACTCTGCCAGCCTCCTCCTGTGTGCCCACCTCCAAAGTGCCCAGAGCCTTGTCCTCCTCCAAAGTACCCTGAGCCTTGTCCTCCTCCAAAGTGCCCTGAGCCTTGTCCTCCTCCAAACTGTCCAGAGCCTTGCCCTGAGCCATGTCCCCCTCCCTCATACCAGCAGAAATGCCCTCCTGTGCAACCTCCTCCACCCTGCCAGCAGAAGTGCCCACCCAAGAGCAAGTGA